From Salvia splendens isolate huo1 chromosome 3, SspV2, whole genome shotgun sequence, a single genomic window includes:
- the LOC121794324 gene encoding squamosa promoter-binding-like protein 17 encodes MEKGSSSSPSPSSSSSSSSPGPDSLNGLKFGKKIYFPKSGGAPPLPPSPAKKGRTAVEQPPMCQVEGCRVDLSDAKPYYSRHKVCGMHSKSPRVIVAGLEQRFCQQCSRFHLLPEFDLGKRSCRRRLAEHNERRRKPPAGSLLSPRYGSLSTYNFDHSKSGGFVMEFSSYAALNGRDSWPDTSSKRVMESQASITGKYHLPLQSSSQSQGPLYDQLQGTTPRPSYSGPGASSQGCFGGDSDSTKALSLLSTQPWASRTRSTSLIASNFPGNDGAPPMVHPSINIHGAPFACDHEMPPNLGHGHTTHGASNEFIGELGLGQPSDVYFHDLVHSRGYDASLQHMNWSL; translated from the exons ATGGAAAAGggctcttcttcttctccttctccttcttcttcctcctcctcttcctcccctgGCCCGGACTCCCTCAATGGCTTGAAGTTTGGCAAGAAAATCTACTTTCCAAAGAGCGGCGGCGCGCCTCCTCTGCCTCCGTCACCGGCCAAGAAGGGGAGGACTGCGGTGGAGCAGCCGCCTATGTGTCAGGTGGAGGGGTGCAGAGTAGATCTGAGTGATGCTAAGCCTTACTACTCAAGGCACAAAGTCTGTGGAATGCATTCCAAATCTCCTAGGGTCATTGTTGCTGGCCTTGAGCAAAGGTTTTGTCAACAGTGCAGCAG ATTTCATCTGTTACCAGAATTCGACCTAGGAAAGCGGAGTTGCCGGAGGCGCCTAGCCGAGCATAATGAGCGTAGGAGAAAGCCGCCAGCAGGATCTCTGTTGTCTCCTCGCTATGGAAGCCTCTCTACATATAATTTTG ACCATAGCAAATCTGGAGGCTTTGTGATGGAATTCAGCAGCTATGCAGCTCTCAATGGACGAGATTCATGGCCGGATACATCGTCCAAACGAGTAATGGAAAGTCAAGCTTCCATCACAGGAAAGTACCATCTTCCGCTGCAGAGCAGCTCACAGTCGCAGGGCCCCCTGTATGATCAACTGCAAGGTACAACGCCAAGGCCCAGTTATTCTGGTCCCGGAGCATCCTCACAAGGATGTTTCGGTGGGGACTCAGACTCTACCAAAGCTCTCTCTCTTCTGTCAACTCAGCCGTGGGCATCAAGAACCCGGTCCACCAGCCTCATAGCTAGTAACTTTCCCGGGAATGATGGTGCGCCACCTATGGTTCATCCATCCATCAATATTCATGGTGCTCCATTCGCATGCGACCACGAGATGCCACCCAATCTTGGTCACGGACATACCACTCATGGTGCCAGCAACGAGTTCATCGGGGAGCTCGGCTTGGGTCAGCCAAGTGATGTGTACTTCCATGACCTCGTTCATTCAAGGGGGTATGACGCTTCCCTCCAGCATATGAATTGGTCACTTTAA